The Flavobacterium sp. M31R6 nucleotide sequence AAGTAGTTTTGGATCTTGGTTTTTAGAAACTGTAATTAAATGCTTAGTCAACGGAATGTAAGCCAATAAAAACAAATATTGATCGAAATGAAAACCACTCAATACTGCAAAAACAAGTACTGATACCATAGCGGTAACGATTAGAAAGTAATGGTATTTTTTGGCTGCTTCTGCTCCTATTTTCACCACGATGGTATTCTTTCCTGACTTGGCATCCGAAGCTTGATCACGCATATTGTTTAAATTCAGAACTCCTACACTTAATAATCCAATTGCCATAGCTGGCAAAATAAGTACCAAATCCAATTGTTTTGAATATAGAAAATTAACCCCTAAAGTACTTACTAAACCGAAAAACACAAAAACAAAAATGTCTCCATATCCACGATATCCATAAGCCGAAGCTCCCACTGTATAACGAATCGCTGAAGCAATCGCCAAAATTCCCAATACTAAATAAAATAAGGAATAAACAAGATTGGTTTCACCAAAAGCAACATAAATCAAGAATATTGCAGAAGCCAAAGTTAGTGCAGAAGTAATCACAAGTGCTTTTTTCATCGTTTGTGGC carries:
- the menA gene encoding 1,4-dihydroxy-2-naphthoate octaprenyltransferase is translated as MKHWIEAARLRTLPLSVSGIIVGSMYALANPTENVLTPTEVFNWEIFAFALLTTLGLQVLSNFANDYGDGVKGTDNEDRVGPKRAIQSGVITPQTMKKALVITSALTLASAIFLIYVAFGETNLVYSLFYLVLGILAIASAIRYTVGASAYGYRGYGDIFVFVFFGLVSTLGVNFLYSKQLDLVLILPAMAIGLLSVGVLNLNNMRDQASDAKSGKNTIVVKIGAEAAKKYHYFLIVTAMVSVLVFAVLSGFHFDQYLFLLAYIPLTKHLITVSKNQDPKLLDPELKKVALSTFLLSILLSLCMISLISDIIVNVFLGGR